In Desulfobacterales bacterium, the DNA window CCAGTCAAGCCGTCTTACGGAGGGCCACCTTTGCTGGTTGAAGTGATTTTAGCACAAACAGTACGCCTTGGCAAAGTCCGGCGGCAATACGGCCGGAGCCCGCCGGTCATTGCCTCGTCGGGCTTAACCGGGTCATCGATGGGGGCCTGAGGCCTGCTGCTAAGACCAGCTGCCGGATATGCGTTTTATTTTTCCATTGACACAACAGCAACAATTCTATATCTAACTTTGTATTTACTGTCGATTGACCTATTACTCCATGAGGTGGCTATGCCTCGCGAAACCGCTACCCTTGCCATTTTATTTGCAGACATTGCAAAAAGCACCCATCTTTACGAAACGCTGGGTAACGCCACAGCCCAACATCTCATCGGCGCCTGTCTTTCGCGCATGGCGGACGTGACCAAAAAGCACAAGGGTGTCGTCATCAAAACCATCGGTGATGAAATCATGTCGACATTTCCCAGCGCCACGGATGCCATCGCTGCCGGAAAGGAAATGCACCAGTCCATTGAACAGATGACCTTGCCTGATCAACCCGCCTTTTCTCCTCCCAATATTTACGTCGGTATTCAGATCGGATCGGTGGTTAAAGAGGAGGGGGATGTCTTTGGAGACGCCGTCAATGTCGCCGCTCGAATGGTGGCGCTGGCCAAGCAACGGCAGATTCTAACGACCGAAGAAACGATAAACGCACTTTCAGCGGATTTGCGCGAATCCGCCCATTGCATTGACAGGACCACCATCAAAGGCAAAAGCGGAGAAGTTAATATCTACGAAATCATCTGGGAACAGCATGATGTGACGGTCATGCTGGACGGCTCTTTAGAAGCGCTTGCCATTCGGTCCCGGCTGGAACTGTCCTTTGCCGGAAGCACCATGGATGTCGATATCGACCGCCCCAGTGCCACCCTTGGACGACAAGCGCACAACGATATCGTGGTCAATGACAATCGCGTCTCAAGATCTCATGCCCGCATTGAATATCGCCGCGGCAAATTTGTTCTGATCGATCAAAGCTCAAACGGAACGTTTGTCTTGATCCAGGGCAAAAAAAGTATCCAGATAAAACGCGACGAAACACCGTTGCTGGGAAACGGCGTGATTGGCCTGGGTCGCGACGTGACCCTTGATTCGGACATGGCGGTGCACTTTTCCATCAAATTCTAAGAGACCTTAAAAATGCTCAATTTAGTTCAACCCCATGAAAGTGGATCCCGCCGCGGCGGGATTAAACTTTGAAACCGGCCCTGGTACTATACCCGGCATTTCATATAGGGCAGCGTCCGAAATTGGACAAAAGAGGTCGTATTAATAATGGTATCGGAAAGGGCATCGGGCGGGCAGCCTGTTAAGTAATAAGGGGAATTTTATTCGTGAAACCAAAAAGATCAAAATTTAATTTCCCATTCGGCTTTATGGTTGTTATTGCAGCCGTTGTGTTGCCCGCGGCAAGCGTCCCGGGACAGCCGGTTGAACAGGTAACCATCAATTATATTGAGGCTGCTGCCGTTGCCGATCAATATGCAAATGAAGTCCGCGCTTACATCACGGTTACGGCAACAGGCCAAAAACCGATCAGCAATCTGGCCCCCTCGGATTTTAAAGCGCTCGAGGACGGTCAGTCCGTGACCATTAAGAAAGTAGCCCCCACCGCCGATCCCATGTCCGTTGTGCTGGCCATTGATACCAGCGGCAGCATGCAGGCGCGTGATACCGCCGGCCAGACCTCAATGGAAGCGGCCAGGAAAGCCGCTGCCGATTTTATCGCGATGCTTTCTGCCGATGACCGTCTGGCGCTTTTCAGTTTTAACAGGGACCCCCGGCTCCACTCCGATTTCAGTTCCGATCATGACGCCGTAATTTCAGCCGTTAAAGGACTTGAGGCCAAACCGAATGCCTATACCTGCCTTTACGATACCGCTTTT includes these proteins:
- a CDS encoding adenylate/guanylate cyclase domain-containing protein, which produces MPRETATLAILFADIAKSTHLYETLGNATAQHLIGACLSRMADVTKKHKGVVIKTIGDEIMSTFPSATDAIAAGKEMHQSIEQMTLPDQPAFSPPNIYVGIQIGSVVKEEGDVFGDAVNVAARMVALAKQRQILTTEETINALSADLRESAHCIDRTTIKGKSGEVNIYEIIWEQHDVTVMLDGSLEALAIRSRLELSFAGSTMDVDIDRPSATLGRQAHNDIVVNDNRVSRSHARIEYRRGKFVLIDQSSNGTFVLIQGKKSIQIKRDETPLLGNGVIGLGRDVTLDSDMAVHFSIKF